Proteins encoded in a region of the Raphanus sativus cultivar WK10039 chromosome 8, ASM80110v3, whole genome shotgun sequence genome:
- the LOC130499120 gene encoding uncharacterized protein LOC130499120 translates to MWKNIENFFITNLGVSFRPTNHQYKINFIYATDITPLAIQKDSIFLSLVDFQTIENGVEDTNILTGIPMLLEKCLIWELYRQFSAWDNQERKLSSDYLLPVGKVVENSKANCDAAGEDSVICLLRFVKIGTYRNEIQISNSYDASQVFFNPPIMETEAFFKRDVESNALTLVESDQDKLEREIRRDPWMQYPTRDIAELRQSTEIEKCRIIATIYAIDKDWGWYYFGCKVYHKKASKISRTIKIVAENEVVTHMWWCEKCDDKVTQVLPNGVVPESASHLLNGSLEELKDAESFLEAITSLIGKTFMFGVYIESANVSSKGGMYRVGKMWKDLSMLLTAGSTSQSLTLSDVETNNLSSSQGLILLMESQAVDDTVVTPSSKRKESNKNNVKGNQPQCSKGFRATAFSKSDNVKQPNAMEWYTPQHNESEEEDDFQSSVIHNFSEEGEDYSNQSYYSDQSYDVSSEDEYIDEGDPTHKCDYCGGKM, encoded by the exons ATGTGGAAAAACATCGAAAATTTCTTCATCACTAACCTTGGTGTTTCCTTCAGACCTACTAATCACCAATACAAGATCAATTTCATTTATGCCACTGATATCACTCCATTAGCAATCCAAAAAGACAGCATCTTTTTGAGTTTGGTGGATTTCCAAACTATTGAGAATGGAGTGGAAGATACAAACATCTTAACTGGTATACCT ATGTTATTGGAGAAGTGTCTGATTTGGGAGCTCTACAGACAATTCAGTGCTTGGGATAACCAAGAAAGAAAATTGAGTTCA GATTACTTGCTGCCTGTGGGGAAAGTTGTTGAAAACAGTAAAGCTAACTGTGACGCAGCTGGTGAAGATTCTGTTATATGCCTCTTACGTTTTGTGAAAATTGGCACCTATAGAA ATGAGATTCAAATTTCAAACTCATATGATGCTTCTCAAGTCTTTTTCAACCCGCCAATAATGGAGACTGAAGCTTTTTTCAAAAG GGATGTTGAATCCAATGCTTTGACATTGGTTGAATCCGATCAAGATAAACTTGAGAGGGAGATTAGACGCGACCCTTGGATGCAATACCCAACTAGAGACATAGCAGAGCTACGTCAATCAACTGAG ATTGAGAAATGCAGAATCATTGCTACAATCTATGCTATTGACAAGGATTGGGGTTGGTACTATTTTGGATGCAAAGTTTACCACAAAAAGGCCTCCAAGATTTCAAGAACAATTAAAATTGTGGCAGAGAATGAGGTTGTAACTCATATGTGGTGGTGTGAAAAGTGCGATGATAAGGTCACACAAGTCTTACCTAA CGGAGTTGTTCCTGAATCTGCTTCCCACTTGCTCAACGGTTCCTTAGAAGAG CTAAAAGATGCTGAGTCTTTTCTTGAGGCTATTACTTCTTTGATTGGAAAGACTTTCATGTTTGGAGTTTACATTGAGAGTGCCAATGTTAGTAGCAAGGGTGGGATGTATAGAGTTGGTAAGATGTGGAAAGATCTGAGTATGCTACTCACTGCTGGTAGCACCAGTCAATCATTGACCTTGTCTGACgtagaaactaataatttaaGTTCTTCACAG GGTTTGATTTTACTAATGGAAAGTCAAGCAGTGGACGACACTGTGGTAACTCCATCATCTAAACGCAAAGAATCCAATAAAA ACAATGTTAAAGGAAATCAGCCTCAGTGTTCTAAGGGATTTCGAGCTACTG CCTTCTCCAAGTCAGACAACGTCAAGCAACCTAATGCAATGGAGTGGTACACGCCTCAACACAACGagtcagaagaagaagatgactttCAATCATCTGTTATCCACAATTTCTCTG